Within the Flavobacterium sp. 9R genome, the region CAAGGCAAACGAATAATGCTCCAAAACCAACACTAAATACTTTTTTACCTTCAATGATTTTTTCCTCAATTGGTAAGGTTAAGTCTAAACCGTATTTTAATAATATTTCAAACAATACATCTTCTTCTGTACGACCTTCTTTAATATTATCTTGAGAATCAAACAAATTATCTACTAAATTATCTGGATTGCCATCCCAACCTTTTATGTTAGAACTGTCTAATTTGAAAACTTTAAAACCTAAGTCTAATTCTTTTGCTTTTTCTGGATTGTCATTTGCTAATTTTTTTGAAGCCTGACGAATTCGCTCTTTTGCTATATCTGCAATATTTTTAAAACCCTTGCTAAATGCATTACTTTTAATATCAGTCGGTTCAGGTAATTGAACCATGATAAATTTACGAGTTCCTGAATCTTCAAGATTTCTCAAAATCACAGCATGAGCGGTTGTTGAAGAACCACTAAAAAAATCTAATATCAAATCGTTATCATTACAACTAATTTGAATTAATCTTTCGATTAAAGCTGTTGGTTTTGGATAATCGAACTCAACATCACCTATTAAATCTTTAATGATTTTCGAGGCAGATTGTGAACTTTGAAGATTTTCAAAAAGTGAGGATTGAATTGAATCAACAGATTCATTTTGAAAAATTTTTTTTCTAGGAACACCTTTTCCATTATCAGCAAAATATATTCTATTGTCTTCAAGTAGTATTTTGAATTCTTCTTCACTTACTGACCAGTCTCTATAAAATTCAATACCTTCTGGATTTATGATTGTGAAAGATTTACTTCCTCCACTTCCTTCTCCACTTCCTCTAGATATATTGGCAGACATCCAATTGCCTCTTGGGTCATTGTCTGAATTCGTCCAGCCTTTTAAGTCTCTGTATTTAAAAGAATTATATTTAGTAAATCTTTTGTTATTAATGTTTTTAAAAGCAACTAAAATATATTCATGTTCTTTTCTAACTGTATTTTTAGCAGTTTTAGGCATAGAACCATCCTCTCTTACGTCCCATATATATTGTTCTACACATGATTCTCCGAAAATTTCATCACAAATCTTTTTTAAATTCACTACTTCATTATCATCAATACTCATAAAAATAACACCATCTTCTTTTAATAAGTTTCTCGCTAGTTTTAAACGAGGATACATCAGGTTTAGCCAATTGGAATGAAAACGCCCATCACTTTCTGAATTAGTGGTCAATCTATTACCCTCATCGTCAATCTGTCCAGAAATTTGTTGATAATTTTTTAGATTATCTTTATAATTATCTTTGTAAACAAAATCTTTTCCTGTGTTATAAGGTGGGTCAATGTAAATCATCTTTACCTTGTTGGCATAGCTTTTTTGCAACAACTTAAGAACCTCAAGATTATCACCCTCAATGTATAAGTTTTCGGTAGTATCCCAGTTTACACTTTCGTCTTTTGCAGGTCTTAGCGTTCCTGTGCTTGGTTTGTGTGCTTCTCTACGAGCCTGCGCTTTACCAGCCCATGTAAAACGGTAATATTCCTCTTCCTCTTCAATTTCTTTCCCTAAAATATCCTGTAAAACTTTAAAATCAATTTTACCTTCAGTCAGCACTTCAGGAAAAAGTTCTTTCAATCGTGCAATATTATCATTTACTATATCTAAACTTTGAGTAAGTTCGTCTCCTTTTGTAATTTTATCTAAGCTCATAGTGTGTTTAATAATGTTTTAAGATGCTCAATTTCGTTTTTTTTCTTCTGTATTTCAATGTTCAAAGAAACTTTAGTGTTGAGTTGAGATTCTTTCTTTATTTGGTTTGACAAAGTAAGGATTTCTTTTTCTATTTTTTGTATCGTTTCCAAATGTTTTAGGTCTTCTTCGGTTCTTATAGTACTCCGTTTATTGAAGTTTCCCGTTACCATTGCTGTTTGAAATTGTACTATAGCACTGGTGTAACTTTTATAGGTTGTTTCTAAGTTGGTTTTGTCTAAAACGGCAAAATCCAAGCCTTCAAAGAAAGCACCTACTAATTCGCTTTTATATAATTTTGACACATTGGGTGAGTTGATAAAAGCTTCAATGGTTCGTTTTGATTTATCGTTTTGATTGATTTTTTTGTCACAAACGTTTACCACAAACTCATCAGCATTTTCAATCACCAAAACAATGGGGTACGGAATGTGTTTCTGGAATAAATTAGTCACTTTATCAATTGTACCTTTTATAAGATTGCCTGATAGTGTACAAGTCATTACTTGAATTTCTTCAAAAATATGAGTTTCATTTTGGAATAAAGCAATGTTAGTGTTGGATGGTTTGATACTCGCTAACCAATCCATTGCGACAATTTCATTCAATATTTTTTTGTCAGCAGTGCTCAATTCAAAGTTTCTACTAAAGAAAGCCTTGCTTATTTTCTTACTGATAATCGCCCTTTCAGGTATGTTTAATATTTTGTTGTAGTTAAAACTCATCCTTTATTTAATAATCAAATAACTGATTAATTCTAAATTTTCTTCTTGATTGATAATTGAACTCAATAGGCTAGTTCCACCAGCAGTAGCCAATGAATCTAGTCCAACTTCTTCTTGCACACCAATTACTTCTTGAATGGCAGTTTTTAGCAAATTAGCATACTCCTCCATCTTTTTATTTGCTTTGGTTTCTTTGTCAAATTCAGCAATTAATTCTGGAACAATTCTATCATTACCCATAGCTATTTTTCTAAAATAGTCTAAAGCCGTTTTGGTTTGAGAAGCTTTGATGATTTCGGCACCATCTATACTAATATAAACTAAAAAGAAGGGATATAAGATGTTGTTTTTAAGTTTAGATGCATAGTCTTCACTGTTGCCTTTTAAACAAAAAATAACGCCTTGTTTTACATGCTCAAGATTTGATTTAGCTATTGCGAAAGAAGCTTTGGGTATATGTTTCAATTCTTCCAATTCAGAGTCGGTACTTTTCTCCAAATCAATTTTAAAATCATTGAATGTCAAATCGGTAATTGATATATTTCCGTGAACGTCTTCAAGGTCAATAACCTGATTTTGTAATTGTTTCAGTTGTTGTCTGCGATAATCCAAGTCTTGCATTTCACGACTGTTTTGAGAAATAATATTATCTTCTCCCGTAGCCGAAACGTCTAGCATCACCATTCTACCTTGAACACGTGCTACCAAATCAATAAAACTATCCAACTCCATACTAGGAAAAAAGTTCACCAATTGGATATTATCATTTTTAGACCCAATGCGGTCAATGCGTCCAAAACGTTGAATAATACGTACGGGATTCCAGTGTATATCGTAATTGACTAAATAATCACAATCCTGAAGGTTTTGACCTTCCGAAATACAATCGGTACAAAATAAAATGTCGATTTCATTTTTCTCATCAGGATAAATTTCAGCTCTCTTTTTTGAAAGGGGAGAAAAATTAGTTAAAATAGTATTCAAATCAGTTTTGCACTTTGGCATGTTGGTTTTATTATTACCCGAACCAGTAACTAAAGCTGAAGTTAAACGATGCTCTTTTTTTAGCCAATCCTGCAATTCGTTATACAAGTAGATAGCAGTATCAGCAAATGCTGTAAATACAATTACCTTCTTATTGCCATCATTTATAGGCTTGTGTAGTTTTTCTTCGATGATATTTTTTAGCTCTAATAATTTGGCATCACGTTCCACATCAATCAACTTGATGCTTCCCATTAATCTCACCAGTACCGCTTTATCTTGCTTTAGGTCTTGTTTCCAAGCAATGTTATCTAAATCTTGAATTAATACTTTGGTTTTTCCTCCAACCAATAAGTCTTCTAATTCAGTATCGTCAATGTCTATATCGTTGATGTCTATATCCAAATCTAAAGTTCCAGACTGATGATTTTCAATTTGTTTTAAGTTTTCATCGATAAAACTAATTAATTTTTCAACCGTCAATTTGAAAGAATGGATGGAGCTTTCTAAACGTTTTAATAAGTTAACCCGCATCAAATAAATTAAACTTTGTTCACGGTCGACTTGTTTAAAAACGCTTCCTGTTCCCGTTTCCATATCGTACTTAGCTTCGTATTCAGCTCTTTTGTCTGCTCTTACATAAGCTAGAGGCGTATAAGATGCTAAAGTAAGGGTGCTAATCTCATCATAGATTTGACCTATATCGCTAAATTGATTTTTAGTATCTATTTCGGGTGTTCTTGTTATTGGTGTTAATCTATTTGGAAAGTTACCAATATCAGACATATCATAGTATTTCTCAATATGTTTACGAGACCTCGCAATGGTTAACATATCTAATATTCTAAAATAAGAACCGTCCAAACTTTCCATTAATCCATTTACATCAAGATTATTTGGGTCACCGTTTTTATACCATAAAGTAAACTTCCTTTGTGCATCTTTCATTACTTGACTGATACTATCTATACCATATTGACTAAAATATCTGTCTTCTCCTTCTGTTATAAAAGCAACTTGATTTTTCAAATCATTCATTTTGTTGTTTACAGGAGTTGCCGATAACATTAACACTTTTGTTCTGATATTGGCTTTTATAACGTGATTCATCAATCGTTTATAACGAGTCATTCCGTCTCTCTTGTTGGGATTATTTCTGAAATTATGAGACTCATCTATAACAACTAAATCATAATTCCCCCAATGTATGGTTTCTAAATCAATATCGCCTGATTTACCTCTTTCTCTGGTTAAATCGGTATGATTCAAAACATCAAAATTTAATCGGTCTTCAGCAAGTATATTCCTTTTATCGTTTAAAGTATAAACTGTCCAGTTTTCTCTTAGTTTTTTTGGAGCTAATAGCAATACCCTTTGGTCATTCCTCAAAAGATAATATTTTATTACTGCTAAAGCTTCAAATGTTTTTCCTAAACCAACTGAATCTGCAATAATACAGCCACCATAAGTTTCTATTTTATCAATGGCACCAATTACTGCATCTTTTTGGAAATTGTAGAGCAAACTCCAAATTTTAGAGTTTTTAAATCCTGTTTTTTCTAACTTCTCATCGGCTCTTTCATTAACTGTTGAATAATGAAATATTTCACGAATACTGTATTTGTAAATTGCTTCAGCTGAAATAGTATTGGTTCCTTTCTCTAATAATGCTTTGACTGCATCATTCAAAACTATCTTGCTACTGTTCCAAGCTCCATTAAAATAATTCAGATATTGATTTTGGGTATCTTCAATATTATTTATAAAAATTAAATTCTCATCATTTATTGTTCCCAAACATACTGAATCAAGGTCTAATGGTGTTAAGAAGAAACAATTAGAAATTCCATCATTTTCTATAATTAGTATATTTTGGTTTCCAATTCCACCTTTTCTGATTTGAATTTTATCATCAATAAGACCAATTACTTGGTTGATTCGGTGTTTTCGGTCTAATAAAAGATTTAATTTACTTTCTTTTTCATTTTGAATAAATCGAAAATCATCATCTTGTCCAAAATTATAGCTCAATAGCAAATGGATTTGTTTAGATATTGAAAATATGCTAACTAATTCAAATAAAGCAAATGCTGTAAAATGGTTGCAACTTATGTAAATATTTGAACTGGGAGTGATTAAAGTCTGAAGTTCTTCAAGTAGTAATCTACTTTTGTTGTCTATAATATTCATTATCAATATTTAAATGGAGAATAACTTTTGTTGTGTAAGAACATAAATGTAGTAGATTTTGTCTTTTTTACACAATTGTTTTGTCTTTTTTTTTGGACAGAATCCACTACATTATTAATATTCAGTATTTTAGTTAAATAGTATCTTTATTAAAATATGTACAAATGGAAAATGCAATAATGTTACACAATATAACTCCTCAGGACTTGGAGGAGTTAATCACAAAAGTGATAAAAGACCAATTACAAGAATTTGTAAAAAATGTACCTACCGATAATCCAGATGAGTTATTAACTAGAGAGGAAGCTTGTGATTTGTTGAAAATTAGTACGACAAGCCTATGGAATTGGACGAAAAAAGGCAAAATAATTGCTTATGGTATAGGTAATCGGGTATTATATAAAAAATCGGAGTTAATGGAAAGTTTGGTTCGAATTAATTAATTTTTTCAGATGTTTTTAGCTTATTTTTTTTAATATCAAGATTTTGAACGTATTATCGTTTTCATTGCTTGAATTTTTGATAAAATGTCCTTTCAAAGCATTTAATCAACGATATGAGCTTATTGAATATCCTATTTAGCAGGAGAATATGACGGAATAAGGTACCCAATAAATGGTTAAAAATTACAAATTTATTGTAAAAAGTAATGTTTTTTTTCGGGCTGGTATTGACAATTTTTTAATGTTTATTATATTTATTTTTAATGGTACTAACACCGTTAGCTGGGTTCCAGATATTAGCTATATCTGGTTCTCTCCCCAGCCTAAAAAATGAGAGAAAAAAATAACAAAGAGAGAATATCATTTTATGACCAAATACACCAAGTACAGAAGTTTTTTGCTCCCTAAAGAAATTGTTGAAGTTCTATTTCTAACTGCCCACCACATTCCATTACAAGACAATAAACAATCAGAAATTATTGTTGGATTATCAATCATCAATGATATTCTATCAAAGTCGAATCAAAAACATAATTCGGAAGATTATCCATATCATTTTAATCCAATGTATTCTAAGTATTTACAATTGAAATATGGGAATTACTATAATACATATATAGAATGGTTAATTATCCATAATATTATTTGGAAGGACTTTTATTATGGTGGAAAATCAACATATTTTTACTTTCAATCTAATGAGAATTATTTGTCTAAAATCAATTTTCTATGTAAAGAAAATGAGATTCCAGTAGAGTCTATAGGTGAGATTATAGATACCTATTGTTTACGTGACAGCATCAAAATATCATTGATAAGTCACGCTATTAAAGAGATTAACTACATTCAAAAAAATAGGATTTTCAACAAGTGGTACCGAATTAAAGTGCCGATTACGAAAACAAATAAGAAGTTTTTGACTAAGGATTATGAGCAGGACTCGACCTATATAAATAATGCTCCGAAGCATATAAAAAAAATGGGGAGCCATTATCGAAAAGGATTGAAAATACAATATGAAGAAGCAATTGAACATAGTGAAAATCGTTATTTAAAAGAGCTATCTGAAGCTAAAAACAGTAAAGAAGAAGTTTCTGCATTCAAACGCTATTCTTCCCGTATTTCAAGCATAAATGCAATTCATAATGGGAGTCTAAATAAAACACTCCGTTTCAAACGTAATGATACCAACAAGAGATTGGATACCAATCTAACCAACATGGCTTCAGATTTGAGACCGTTTATTGTTGGCTACGAGAACATGAGCTATTTAGACCTTTCTAATTCGCAACCTGTACTTTTTAATATTCTGCTCCAATCGTATCGTAAAAATGCTTCAGAAGCCTTATTGAACGAAATTGACAATTATTTCATAATCACCACATCTGGAAAGTGGTATGAATGGTTACAAGGTCTTTATGGTCTAAATAGAAATGAATGTAAAGAGATTTGGATGAAAATTGCCTATTCTAAAAATCATCACAACCCAGAGGTTAAACAAATATTTAAAAAAGGATTCCCTCTTATTTATGGTATCATAGAAGAGATAAAAAAAGAAAAGCACGAAGATTTTGCGGTAGAACTTCAGAAAATAGAAAGCAAAATTTTTATCGATGAAATTTGTAAAGAGTTGGTTAATCATGGCATTATACCGTATACAATGCATGATGGTTTATTGGTTCCTAAGGAACACAAGGAAAAAACATTGGAAATTATGCAAACAATTCTAAAAGAAAAACTTGGAGTAATTCCACTTATAAAAGTTGAATAAGTTAAGTGAAACTTTTCTTTGCTTCAATTTTCAATTAAGAAAGCTTTTTTTCAATTTCACTATTTTCACTGTTTTCTTTAATTGTAAAAATAGGAACAAGAAGGTCTTAAAAATTAGAAAAAAGCTCCATTTGTGTTCCTAATGTGTTCCCGTGAAAACGCAAAAGCCTGATTTTTATACAATCAGGCTTTGTTATAGTCGGGATGACTGGATTCGAACCAGCGACCCCTAGCACCCCATGCTAGTACGCTACCAGGCTGCGCTACATCCCGAGAGGAGCCGAAATTACTATCTATTGTAAAAAAAACAAAGGAAAAGTTCTGTTTTTTTAAAAGAGAGTCAATTAAAAAAGGTAACTTTAATTCTGCCAATCGATTAAGGTAAAGTATACTAGAATGGAAACATTACATTTTTCAATTTTGATACAGGCTCCAAAAGAAAAAATTTGGGCTGTTTTATGGGATGATGCAACTTATAGACAATGGACATCTGCTTTTTGTGAAGGGACTTATGCTGTTAGTGATTGGAAAGAGGGAAGTAAAATTCATTTTTTATCTCCTACTGGCGAAGGAATGAATAGCCTTATCCAAACAAAACTAGAATATGAGTATATGGCTTTTAAGCATTTGGGAGAATTGAAAAACTTTCAAGAAATGCCAATAGATGAAGCAACGCAAGTATGGACAGGGGCTATGGAAACCTATCGATTAACAACAACACCCGATGGAGTTTTGCTCGAAACTACGATGGACTGTTTAGCCCAATATCAGCAGTATTTTGAAGATACTTTTCCTAAAGGTTTAGCCCTTATAAAACAACTTTCAGAAACTAAATAACATATTATATGACAGCAATCAATCCTTATTTAATATTTAATGGCAATTGTGAAGAAGCCTTTTTGTTGTACCAATCCGTGTTTGGTGGTGAGTTTCCTTATGTAGGAAGATTTGGCGAGATGCCTTCAGGAGATGGAATTCCATCGTTGTCTGAGGAAGATAGTAACAAAATTATGCACATTTCTTTGCCTATAGGAGCTCATTCGGTTTTAATGGGAAGCGATAGTAATAGTGCTTCGGGTGCAGTTACTTTTGGGCAAAATATGTCGGTTTCTATCAATACGGTAAGCCGTGAAGAAGCCGATAGTTTTTTCAATGGTTTATCAGCAAACGGAAATATAGTGATGCCTATGACCGATACTTTTTGGGGAGCGTATTTCGGAATGTGTACTGATAAATTTGGCGTGAATTGGATGGTGAATTATGACGAAGTCAAAGAAGAATAGATAAAAAACCAGCACTAAGTTAAAATAGTAAAGCCCTGAGATTAGGAGGTAGTCTCAGGGCTTTGTTACTAAATCAAAACAAAAATTATTTTATAATTCCTCCTCCTTGTTTTACTTTCTCCGTATCGATATTGATATTTTCTTGTTCTAGTTTTAGGTTTCCAAAATTATAGGTCAACGATACACGGAAAGTTCTTGAATCTTGTTTTTGGTAAAAACGAGTGTCCAAATTTTCTCCTACAATCAAAGCGTTAACTTCATTTTTGTTGAAAACATCAAAGCAATGCAATCCTACTTTTAATTTTTTATTCATAAAATCTTTGTTGAAAGAAATATCAAATTGCTGAATAGGCTTTTCGATTTGGTAAATCTCCCAGGTTCCTTTTGGTAAAATAAAATAAGAAAGTGTATTGGTGATTTGCCAAGGCAATATAATTTGTGCTTGTGCACCATAGTTTACAATCGCTTTGTTATCAAATGGAAAACTATAGCCATCAATAGTAGATTTTACATAATTGATGTTGAGGTAGATG harbors:
- a CDS encoding site-specific DNA-methyltransferase — translated: MSLDKITKGDELTQSLDIVNDNIARLKELFPEVLTEGKIDFKVLQDILGKEIEEEEEYYRFTWAGKAQARREAHKPSTGTLRPAKDESVNWDTTENLYIEGDNLEVLKLLQKSYANKVKMIYIDPPYNTGKDFVYKDNYKDNLKNYQQISGQIDDEGNRLTTNSESDGRFHSNWLNLMYPRLKLARNLLKEDGVIFMSIDDNEVVNLKKICDEIFGESCVEQYIWDVREDGSMPKTAKNTVRKEHEYILVAFKNINNKRFTKYNSFKYRDLKGWTNSDNDPRGNWMSANISRGSGEGSGGSKSFTIINPEGIEFYRDWSVSEEEFKILLEDNRIYFADNGKGVPRKKIFQNESVDSIQSSLFENLQSSQSASKIIKDLIGDVEFDYPKPTALIERLIQISCNDNDLILDFFSGSSTTAHAVILRNLEDSGTRKFIMVQLPEPTDIKSNAFSKGFKNIADIAKERIRQASKKLANDNPEKAKELDLGFKVFKLDSSNIKGWDGNPDNLVDNLFDSQDNIKEGRTEEDVLFEILLKYGLDLTLPIEEKIIEGKKVFSVGFGALFVCLADGITNKVAEGIGAWKEALNPEVCRVIFKDSGFGDVEKTNSVQTLKRFGINEIKSI
- a CDS encoding VOC family protein → MTAINPYLIFNGNCEEAFLLYQSVFGGEFPYVGRFGEMPSGDGIPSLSEEDSNKIMHISLPIGAHSVLMGSDSNSASGAVTFGQNMSVSINTVSREEADSFFNGLSANGNIVMPMTDTFWGAYFGMCTDKFGVNWMVNYDEVKEE
- a CDS encoding helix-turn-helix domain-containing protein, which encodes MLHNITPQDLEELITKVIKDQLQEFVKNVPTDNPDELLTREEACDLLKISTTSLWNWTKKGKIIAYGIGNRVLYKKSELMESLVRIN
- a CDS encoding DEAD/DEAH box helicase, whose product is MNIIDNKSRLLLEELQTLITPSSNIYISCNHFTAFALFELVSIFSISKQIHLLLSYNFGQDDDFRFIQNEKESKLNLLLDRKHRINQVIGLIDDKIQIRKGGIGNQNILIIENDGISNCFFLTPLDLDSVCLGTINDENLIFINNIEDTQNQYLNYFNGAWNSSKIVLNDAVKALLEKGTNTISAEAIYKYSIREIFHYSTVNERADEKLEKTGFKNSKIWSLLYNFQKDAVIGAIDKIETYGGCIIADSVGLGKTFEALAVIKYYLLRNDQRVLLLAPKKLRENWTVYTLNDKRNILAEDRLNFDVLNHTDLTRERGKSGDIDLETIHWGNYDLVVIDESHNFRNNPNKRDGMTRYKRLMNHVIKANIRTKVLMLSATPVNNKMNDLKNQVAFITEGEDRYFSQYGIDSISQVMKDAQRKFTLWYKNGDPNNLDVNGLMESLDGSYFRILDMLTIARSRKHIEKYYDMSDIGNFPNRLTPITRTPEIDTKNQFSDIGQIYDEISTLTLASYTPLAYVRADKRAEYEAKYDMETGTGSVFKQVDREQSLIYLMRVNLLKRLESSIHSFKLTVEKLISFIDENLKQIENHQSGTLDLDIDINDIDIDDTELEDLLVGGKTKVLIQDLDNIAWKQDLKQDKAVLVRLMGSIKLIDVERDAKLLELKNIIEEKLHKPINDGNKKVIVFTAFADTAIYLYNELQDWLKKEHRLTSALVTGSGNNKTNMPKCKTDLNTILTNFSPLSKKRAEIYPDEKNEIDILFCTDCISEGQNLQDCDYLVNYDIHWNPVRIIQRFGRIDRIGSKNDNIQLVNFFPSMELDSFIDLVARVQGRMVMLDVSATGEDNIISQNSREMQDLDYRRQQLKQLQNQVIDLEDVHGNISITDLTFNDFKIDLEKSTDSELEELKHIPKASFAIAKSNLEHVKQGVIFCLKGNSEDYASKLKNNILYPFFLVYISIDGAEIIKASQTKTALDYFRKIAMGNDRIVPELIAEFDKETKANKKMEEYANLLKTAIQEVIGVQEEVGLDSLATAGGTSLLSSIINQEENLELISYLIIK
- a CDS encoding SRPBCC domain-containing protein → METLHFSILIQAPKEKIWAVLWDDATYRQWTSAFCEGTYAVSDWKEGSKIHFLSPTGEGMNSLIQTKLEYEYMAFKHLGELKNFQEMPIDEATQVWTGAMETYRLTTTPDGVLLETTMDCLAQYQQYFEDTFPKGLALIKQLSETK
- a CDS encoding DUF4391 domain-containing protein encodes the protein MSFNYNKILNIPERAIISKKISKAFFSRNFELSTADKKILNEIVAMDWLASIKPSNTNIALFQNETHIFEEIQVMTCTLSGNLIKGTIDKVTNLFQKHIPYPIVLVIENADEFVVNVCDKKINQNDKSKRTIEAFINSPNVSKLYKSELVGAFFEGLDFAVLDKTNLETTYKSYTSAIVQFQTAMVTGNFNKRSTIRTEEDLKHLETIQKIEKEILTLSNQIKKESQLNTKVSLNIEIQKKKNEIEHLKTLLNTL